A single region of the Erythrobacter sp. HL-111 genome encodes:
- a CDS encoding LL-diaminopimelate aminotransferase, producing MNDQFYRIKRLPPYVIAEVNAMRHAARRAGEDIIDLGMGNPDQPPPQHVIDKLCEVAAKPDAHGYSQSKGIPGLRRAQANYYARRFGVELDPETEVVVTMGSKEGLASLANAITAPGDVVLAPNPSYPIHTFGFIIAGATIRSVPTTPDEAYWRSLDSAMHFTVPRPTVLVVSYPSNPTAETVDLAFYERLVAWARENEVWVLSDLAYSELYFDGKPTPSIMQVEGAKEVAVEFTSMSKTYSMAGWRMGFAVGNKALVAAMTRVKSYLDYGAFTPIQAAACAALNGPQDIVEQNRELYRKRRDVMVDAFGRAGWDIPPPAASMFAWAPLPPQLAHLGSLEFSKQLLTEAKVAVAPGVGYGEKGEGYVRIAMVENEQRLRQAARNIKRYLSQVAA from the coding sequence ATGAACGATCAATTCTACCGCATCAAGCGGCTGCCGCCCTATGTCATAGCCGAGGTCAACGCGATGCGGCACGCGGCGCGCCGGGCGGGCGAGGACATCATCGACCTGGGCATGGGCAATCCCGATCAGCCGCCTCCGCAGCACGTCATCGACAAGCTGTGCGAGGTCGCGGCCAAGCCCGACGCGCACGGTTATTCGCAGTCCAAGGGCATTCCCGGGCTCCGCCGCGCGCAGGCGAATTATTACGCCCGCCGTTTCGGGGTTGAACTCGATCCCGAAACCGAAGTGGTCGTCACCATGGGTTCCAAGGAGGGCCTCGCGAGCCTCGCCAACGCGATCACCGCGCCGGGCGACGTGGTGCTGGCGCCCAATCCGTCCTACCCGATCCACACCTTCGGCTTCATCATCGCGGGCGCGACGATCCGTTCGGTCCCGACGACACCGGACGAGGCGTATTGGCGCTCGCTCGACTCCGCGATGCATTTCACCGTGCCGCGCCCGACCGTGCTGGTCGTGAGCTATCCTTCGAACCCCACGGCGGAGACGGTCGATCTCGCCTTCTACGAAAGGCTCGTCGCCTGGGCGCGCGAGAACGAAGTCTGGGTGCTGTCCGACCTCGCCTATTCCGAACTCTATTTCGACGGCAAGCCGACCCCTTCGATCATGCAGGTCGAAGGCGCGAAGGAGGTGGCGGTCGAATTCACCTCGATGTCCAAGACCTATTCCATGGCCGGCTGGCGGATGGGCTTCGCGGTCGGCAACAAGGCGCTGGTCGCGGCGATGACGCGGGTGAAGTCCTATCTCGACTACGGCGCCTTCACGCCGATCCAGGCGGCGGCCTGCGCGGCGCTGAACGGGCCGCAGGACATCGTCGAGCAGAACCGCGAACTCTACCGCAAGCGGCGCGACGTGATGGTCGATGCGTTCGGCAGGGCGGGCTGGGACATCCCGCCGCCCGCCGCCTCGATGTTCGCCTGGGCCCCGCTGCCGCCGCAGCTCGCCCATCTGGGGAGCCTCGAATTCTCCAAGCAATTGCTGACCGAGGCAAAGGTCGCGGTCGCGCCCGGCGTCGGCTACGGCGAGAAGGGCGAGGGCTATGTGCGGATCGCCATGGTCGAAAACGAGCAGCGCCTGCGCCAGGCGGCGCGCAACATCAAACGCTATCTCTCGCAGGTGGCGGCATGA
- a CDS encoding helix-turn-helix domain-containing protein yields the protein MEFPKRSLPQSKGLAMAALITVRDFCREYNISRSTAYRLRDRGDVPHVKIGRAVRIRREDAERWYESLAEQSAND from the coding sequence TTGGAATTCCCCAAGCGATCACTGCCACAATCGAAAGGGCTTGCGATGGCAGCTTTGATCACCGTGCGCGACTTCTGCCGCGAATACAATATCAGCCGTTCGACCGCGTATCGTTTGCGCGATCGGGGTGACGTTCCTCACGTAAAGATCGGACGAGCGGTCCGGATCAGGCGCGAGGACGCCGAGCGCTGGTATGAAAGTCTGGCCGAGCAATCTGCCAATGACTGA
- a CDS encoding thioesterase family protein, which translates to MTIASLLEPVDGKPGARRLTHADEWMQGRTLYGGASALIAFTMAQRAFAGLPPLRAGQIGFVAPVGEDIELSAEMVREGRNVTQVRSEIRCGGRLALTAFWLFAAERPANARREADPPADWPGPPDQNAQAMKGEGPSFIRNNFELRFGQAKDADHGATVRRWARLTGDHGLDPVSRLVLMGDVMPPGAMRIMDRAGPISSINWSFNVLDPESRSEGGWYLAENASQHADAGYSAERLRMWDSAGRQVLDGIQCVAVFG; encoded by the coding sequence ATGACGATCGCAAGCCTGCTCGAGCCCGTGGACGGCAAGCCCGGAGCGCGCCGCCTGACCCATGCCGACGAATGGATGCAGGGGCGCACGCTCTATGGCGGGGCCTCCGCCCTCATCGCCTTCACCATGGCGCAGCGCGCCTTTGCCGGCCTGCCGCCGCTGCGCGCCGGGCAGATCGGCTTTGTCGCGCCGGTGGGCGAGGACATCGAGCTCTCCGCCGAAATGGTGCGCGAGGGGCGCAACGTCACGCAGGTCCGCAGCGAAATCCGCTGCGGCGGGCGGCTCGCGCTGACCGCCTTCTGGCTGTTCGCCGCGGAGCGCCCCGCGAACGCCCGGCGGGAGGCCGATCCGCCCGCCGACTGGCCCGGTCCGCCGGATCAGAACGCGCAGGCGATGAAGGGCGAAGGGCCTTCCTTCATCCGCAACAATTTCGAACTGCGCTTCGGCCAGGCCAAGGACGCGGACCACGGCGCGACGGTCCGGCGCTGGGCGCGGCTGACCGGCGATCACGGGCTCGATCCGGTGAGCCGGCTGGTGCTGATGGGCGACGTCATGCCGCCGGGCGCGATGCGGATCATGGATCGCGCGGGGCCGATCAGCTCGATCAACTGGTCGTTCAACGTGCTCGACCCCGAATCGCGTTCGGAAGGCGGGTGGTACCTTGCCGAGAACGCGAGCCAGCACGCGGATGCGGGCTATTCCGCGGAACGGCTGCGGATGTGGGACAGCGCGGGCCGGCAGGTGCTCGACGGGATCCAGTGCGTGGCGGTGTTCGGCTAG
- a CDS encoding crotonase/enoyl-CoA hydratase family protein gives MAIDLSDSGVAHVRLTRADKMNALDPAMFEAIIDAGERLGTMKGVRVVVLSGEGRAFCAGLDLSNFTKAPSSDARPLTERTHGNANPFQQVAMQWRKLAVPVIAAVHGVCFGGGLQIASGADIRIVHPDTRMAIMELKWGLVPDMGGYALWRGLVRDDVLRELIYTNREFTGAEAREIGLATELSDDPLARALELAETIANRNPDAIRAAKRLQEAMTERSADEILLAESVEQEAIMRTPNQVEAVMAAMQKRRPDFTDG, from the coding sequence ATCGCGATCGACCTTTCCGACAGCGGCGTCGCCCACGTCCGCCTCACCCGCGCGGACAAGATGAACGCGCTCGACCCTGCCATGTTCGAGGCGATCATCGACGCGGGCGAGCGGCTCGGGACGATGAAGGGCGTGCGCGTCGTCGTCCTTTCGGGCGAAGGCAGGGCGTTCTGCGCCGGGCTCGACCTGTCGAACTTCACCAAGGCCCCGTCGTCCGATGCCCGGCCGCTGACCGAGCGCACCCACGGCAATGCCAATCCCTTCCAGCAGGTCGCGATGCAGTGGCGCAAGCTCGCCGTGCCGGTGATCGCGGCGGTCCACGGCGTGTGCTTCGGCGGCGGCCTCCAGATCGCGAGCGGGGCGGACATCCGCATCGTCCACCCCGATACGCGCATGGCGATCATGGAGCTCAAGTGGGGGCTCGTCCCCGACATGGGCGGCTATGCCCTGTGGCGCGGCCTCGTGCGGGACGACGTGCTGCGCGAACTGATCTATACCAATCGGGAATTCACCGGAGCCGAGGCGCGCGAGATCGGCCTTGCGACCGAACTGTCCGATGATCCGCTGGCCCGCGCGCTCGAACTCGCCGAGACGATCGCCAACCGCAACCCTGACGCGATCCGCGCTGCCAAGCGCCTGCAGGAGGCGATGACCGAACGGTCCGCCGACGAGATCCTGCTGGCCGAAAGCGTCGAGCAGGAGGCGATCATGCGCACCCCGAACCAGGTCGAGGCGGTGATGGCCGCGATGCAGAAGCGCAGGCCCGATTTCACCGACGGCTGA
- a CDS encoding efflux RND transporter permease subunit has protein sequence MNNPGYGFALLIVFLVLVAQFESLASHFVILASIPFALAAAIYALFFSGTSLNIYSQIGLVMLIGLMAKNGILMVEFADQRREDGASVRDAIASAAAIRLRPICMTLISTVLGALPLILSSGAGAEARQAIGWVIFGGLGIAAVFTLFLVPALYALIAPLTSPRSVDYARYRREMAESGEKEPQGLPA, from the coding sequence GTGAATAATCCGGGCTACGGTTTCGCCCTGCTGATCGTGTTCCTCGTCCTCGTCGCGCAGTTCGAAAGCCTGGCGAGCCACTTCGTCATCCTCGCCTCGATCCCCTTCGCGCTGGCCGCTGCGATCTACGCGCTGTTTTTCTCGGGCACCTCGCTCAACATCTATTCTCAGATCGGGCTGGTGATGCTGATCGGGCTGATGGCGAAGAACGGCATCCTGATGGTCGAATTCGCCGACCAGCGGCGCGAGGACGGGGCGTCCGTGCGCGATGCCATCGCCTCTGCCGCCGCGATCCGCCTGCGCCCGATCTGCATGACGCTGATCTCGACCGTGCTGGGCGCGCTGCCCCTGATCCTGTCGAGCGGGGCGGGGGCGGAGGCGCGGCAGGCGATCGGCTGGGTGATCTTCGGCGGGCTCGGCATCGCGGCGGTGTTCACCCTGTTCCTCGTGCCTGCGCTCTACGCGCTGATCGCCCCGCTCACCTCCCCGCGCAGCGTCGATTACGCGCGCTATCGCCGGGAAATGGCCGAGAGCGGGGAGAAGGAGCCGCAGGGGCTTCCCGCATGA
- a CDS encoding TolC family protein, with amino-acid sequence MRFAVALAGAVLLAGCVSPRIPEVEPAGSIALPPDYFADARPPAGPDEAWWRGFREDELDALVAEALARNQTLDAARARLAEARALLRAQQADFLPTVDGEAALGGSIDDGGGFLDETSAGLGGVWVIDLNGRLSAERAEALAEVEASDYFLADRRRLLASAVSNRFVELRRTGARLRLLDESADLQRQTLRIVKLREEAGLSSNFDVRRAAADLSRTLAQRGPLLLARARAANALSVLTGEPPAAVPEADGRDEIPDYARGPGVGVPADLLRARPDLLLAEADIAGAAARVGVERADLLPALRLPGFVTLGDDSVNGLFSQAVAGLAGVLDVPILDGGRRRAEVEAAEAALGAALADYRQALLESLAEVESALVAIRSAEDRRDELASAVEESEAAFEQSNALYREGLASLFDVLDVQRQLIGSREALIDAEAALAQAYIDLFTAVGAPTETV; translated from the coding sequence ATGAGGTTCGCCGTCGCTCTTGCCGGGGCGGTTCTGCTCGCGGGCTGCGTCTCGCCCCGGATCCCCGAGGTCGAACCGGCCGGGAGCATCGCCCTGCCGCCCGATTACTTCGCCGATGCCCGCCCCCCGGCCGGACCGGACGAGGCATGGTGGCGGGGCTTTCGCGAGGACGAACTCGACGCGCTGGTGGCCGAGGCTCTCGCCCGCAACCAGACGCTCGATGCGGCGCGCGCGCGGCTGGCCGAGGCGCGCGCGCTGTTGCGCGCGCAGCAGGCGGATTTCCTGCCCACGGTCGACGGCGAAGCCGCGCTCGGCGGCTCGATCGACGATGGCGGCGGCTTCCTCGACGAGACGAGCGCAGGACTGGGCGGGGTGTGGGTGATCGATCTCAACGGCCGCCTCTCCGCCGAACGGGCCGAGGCGCTGGCAGAGGTCGAGGCGTCGGACTATTTCCTCGCCGACCGCCGCCGCCTGCTGGCCTCGGCGGTGTCGAACCGCTTCGTCGAACTGCGCCGCACCGGGGCGCGGCTGCGCCTGCTCGACGAATCCGCCGATCTCCAGCGCCAGACCCTGCGGATCGTGAAACTCCGCGAGGAAGCGGGCCTTTCGTCCAATTTCGACGTGCGCCGTGCCGCGGCGGACCTTTCGCGCACCCTCGCCCAGCGCGGCCCGCTCCTGCTCGCGCGGGCGCGCGCCGCCAATGCGCTGAGCGTGCTGACGGGCGAGCCGCCCGCCGCCGTGCCCGAAGCCGACGGCCGCGATGAAATCCCCGACTATGCGCGCGGGCCGGGCGTGGGCGTTCCGGCCGACCTGCTGCGCGCGCGGCCCGACCTGCTGCTTGCCGAAGCCGACATCGCCGGCGCCGCTGCGCGGGTCGGGGTCGAGCGCGCCGATCTCCTCCCCGCGCTGCGCCTGCCGGGCTTCGTGACCTTGGGCGACGACAGCGTGAACGGGCTGTTCTCGCAGGCGGTCGCCGGGCTTGCGGGCGTGCTCGACGTGCCGATCCTCGACGGGGGCCGCCGCCGGGCGGAGGTCGAGGCTGCCGAGGCCGCGCTCGGCGCAGCGCTCGCCGACTATCGCCAGGCCCTGCTCGAAAGCCTCGCCGAGGTCGAAAGCGCGCTGGTCGCGATCCGCAGCGCCGAGGACCGCCGCGACGAGCTTGCCAGTGCGGTCGAGGAAAGCGAGGCCGCCTTCGAACAGTCCAACGCGCTCTACCGCGAAGGGCTCGCCTCGCTGTTCGACGTGCTCGACGTGCAGCGCCAGTTGATCGGCAGCCGCGAGGCGCTGATCGATGCGGAGGCGGCGCTCGCGCAGGCCTATATCGACCTCTTCACCGCCGTCGGCGCCCCCACCGAGACTGTTTGA
- a CDS encoding JAB domain-containing protein, with amino-acid sequence MIAQLARRSLQPVRPGAPPRPDPRPDPSIEPRTDPREAHVAALIDHLRRSLIAAEGEEERFHAIFLDRSNAYLGDAGFGRGCGQALVLRMRCVFSRALELGTAGIVVAHNHPSGDCRPSATDIAATRRLGAVGAALDIELLDHLVITRRSVFSMRAGGLL; translated from the coding sequence ATGATCGCCCAGCTCGCGCGCAGAAGCCTGCAACCGGTCAGGCCGGGGGCGCCGCCACGCCCCGATCCCCGCCCCGACCCCAGCATCGAACCGCGGACCGATCCGCGCGAGGCTCATGTCGCGGCCCTGATCGACCACCTGCGCCGCAGCCTCATCGCGGCGGAAGGCGAGGAAGAGCGCTTCCACGCGATCTTCCTCGACCGCAGCAACGCCTATCTCGGCGATGCCGGCTTCGGCAGGGGCTGCGGGCAGGCGCTTGTCCTGCGGATGCGCTGCGTGTTCTCCCGCGCGCTCGAACTGGGAACCGCCGGCATCGTCGTCGCCCACAACCACCCCTCCGGCGATTGCCGCCCTTCCGCGACCGACATCGCCGCCACCCGCCGGCTCGGCGCGGTGGGCGCGGCGCTCGACATCGAATTGCTCGACCACCTCGTGATTACCCGCAGGAGCGTCTTTTCCATGCGTGCAGGGGGGCTGCTGTGA
- a CDS encoding integrase arm-type DNA-binding domain-containing protein, with product MALKALEIKAFQPTSKAYRKSDEKGLYLEIRPNGSKLWFLKYRVEGKEKRLGLGSYPDVTLADARKARDSARAQIQAGRDPLFERKMEKIEKRIGAGNTFQSVAEDFIQTKMVANAKAESTITKARWFLSHLTPAIGKRPIAEIEPAELLAALRKIENRGHHETASRTRNFASRVFRHGVATARCKTDPAALLEGALASPIVKHHAAIIEPGPLGEFLRAIDDFTGGPIVKLAMQLSSHLFLRPGELRQGRWAEVNWDAAHWTIPADRTKLRRPHSVPLSRQALALLRELEQHSGGFELMFIGQRSHLRPMSGNAINQAFRRMGYGGDVVTAHGLRSTASTLLNESGKWSADAIERALAHGHSDKVRGIYARGQHWDERVQMAQWWSDYLDQVKAGGEVVLFNMKQETG from the coding sequence ATGGCTCTCAAAGCACTGGAAATAAAGGCGTTTCAGCCGACCTCTAAGGCCTACCGCAAGAGCGATGAAAAGGGCCTCTATCTTGAGATTCGTCCAAACGGATCAAAGCTTTGGTTTCTGAAATACCGCGTTGAAGGTAAGGAAAAGCGGCTGGGGCTGGGGAGCTACCCTGATGTCACCCTGGCCGATGCCCGAAAGGCCCGCGATAGTGCCCGCGCGCAAATTCAGGCGGGGCGCGATCCGCTGTTCGAGCGCAAGATGGAAAAGATCGAAAAGCGCATCGGGGCAGGCAATACCTTCCAATCCGTCGCCGAGGATTTCATTCAAACGAAAATGGTGGCGAACGCGAAAGCGGAATCGACCATCACAAAGGCGCGCTGGTTTCTCTCTCACCTCACACCCGCGATCGGCAAAAGGCCAATCGCCGAGATTGAACCCGCCGAGCTTCTGGCGGCGCTGAGGAAGATCGAAAACCGGGGGCACCACGAAACGGCGTCGCGGACCCGCAATTTCGCCAGCCGCGTGTTCCGGCATGGTGTGGCCACCGCGCGCTGCAAGACCGATCCGGCGGCCCTTCTGGAGGGCGCGCTCGCATCCCCTATCGTCAAGCATCATGCGGCCATTATCGAGCCCGGACCGCTAGGGGAATTCCTGCGCGCGATCGATGATTTCACTGGTGGGCCGATTGTGAAGCTCGCCATGCAGCTAAGCTCGCACCTGTTCCTACGTCCGGGCGAATTGCGCCAAGGCCGCTGGGCCGAGGTCAATTGGGACGCGGCGCATTGGACGATCCCAGCCGATCGCACGAAGCTTCGCCGCCCGCATAGCGTTCCATTGTCCCGGCAGGCATTGGCGCTCTTGCGCGAACTGGAGCAACATTCCGGCGGCTTCGAACTGATGTTTATCGGCCAGCGCTCCCACCTTCGCCCGATGAGCGGGAACGCGATCAATCAGGCTTTCAGGCGTATGGGATATGGTGGCGACGTCGTTACCGCCCATGGTCTGCGCTCCACGGCTTCGACCCTATTGAACGAAAGCGGCAAGTGGAGCGCTGATGCGATCGAGCGTGCGCTGGCCCATGGCCATAGCGATAAGGTGCGAGGCATTTATGCGCGCGGACAGCATTGGGATGAGCGCGTCCAAATGGCACAATGGTGGAGCGACTATCTGGATCAGGTGAAGGCGGGTGGCGAGGTGGTGCTGTTCAATATGAAACAAGAGACAGGCTGA
- a CDS encoding alpha/beta hydrolase has product MADHDPNEKSPGEPGSNAVEAFLDMQGAAMREMLAGAFAGAGGNDASLAAMFPQGIEAGELADWTRASTQLQRMWLDFATHQASEAAAKASAGTNLMDPAQWMVISQSMLAHMPKGLFEAQGKLAEETLQLWQGMAASFMAGAPGGAAANDGERAPELPRQDRRFADPAWREHPAFALMHQTYLMLADYFKGTVRAMDGLDREKRQQLEFAVNALAEAMSPGNFLLTNPVVLKRTVETRGQNLVRGMQHLINDLKRGQLTHTDPEAFTLGENLAATPGKVVHETPLYQLIQYSPSTAEVYEVPLVVFPPWINRFYILDLSPRKSFIKWAVDQGITMFVVSWKSADESLADVVWDDYIRAQIEAIDHIRDRLAVPHVHTIGYCVAGTTLAATLAILARRGEADKVKSATFFTAQVDFEKSGDLKHFIDDGQLEMIGQLSPQGYLDGRYLAATFNALRAKDLIWNYVVNNYLLGEDYPAFDLLHWNGDVTNLPARWHNEYLRDLYRDNKLVVPDALSADGTPIDLTRVATPSFVQAGREDHIAPPESVWRITDHFTGPVEFLLAGSGHIAGVVNPPAANKYQYWTGDSSAGSLQAFIDSAEEHPGSWWPHWHAWLDRQAPGKVKASGKRKPGGRGDKVIEDAPGRYVKTR; this is encoded by the coding sequence ATGGCCGATCACGACCCGAACGAAAAGTCACCCGGGGAACCCGGCAGCAACGCCGTGGAGGCCTTTCTCGACATGCAGGGCGCGGCGATGCGCGAAATGCTCGCGGGCGCCTTTGCCGGGGCGGGCGGAAACGACGCGTCGCTGGCGGCGATGTTCCCTCAAGGCATCGAGGCGGGCGAGCTTGCCGACTGGACCAGGGCCAGCACGCAATTGCAGCGGATGTGGCTCGATTTCGCGACGCACCAGGCGAGCGAGGCGGCGGCGAAGGCATCGGCGGGCACGAACCTGATGGACCCCGCGCAATGGATGGTGATCTCCCAGTCGATGCTCGCCCACATGCCCAAAGGCCTGTTCGAGGCGCAGGGCAAGCTCGCCGAGGAGACGCTGCAATTGTGGCAGGGCATGGCGGCGAGCTTCATGGCAGGCGCGCCCGGCGGGGCGGCCGCGAACGACGGCGAGCGCGCGCCCGAACTGCCGCGGCAGGACCGGCGATTCGCCGACCCGGCGTGGCGCGAACATCCCGCCTTCGCGCTGATGCACCAGACCTACCTGATGCTCGCCGACTATTTCAAAGGCACCGTCCGGGCGATGGACGGGCTCGACCGCGAAAAGCGCCAGCAGCTCGAATTCGCGGTGAACGCTCTGGCCGAAGCGATGAGCCCGGGCAATTTCCTGCTCACGAACCCGGTCGTGCTGAAACGCACGGTGGAGACGCGCGGGCAGAATCTGGTGCGCGGGATGCAGCACCTCATCAACGACCTGAAGCGCGGCCAGCTCACCCACACCGATCCCGAGGCCTTCACGCTCGGAGAGAACCTCGCCGCGACGCCGGGCAAGGTCGTGCACGAAACCCCGCTCTACCAGCTGATCCAGTATTCGCCCTCGACCGCGGAGGTCTACGAGGTCCCGCTGGTGGTGTTCCCGCCGTGGATCAACCGCTTCTACATTCTCGATCTCAGTCCCAGGAAAAGTTTCATCAAGTGGGCGGTCGACCAGGGCATCACGATGTTCGTGGTCAGCTGGAAATCGGCCGACGAAAGCCTCGCCGACGTGGTGTGGGACGATTACATCCGCGCCCAGATCGAAGCGATCGACCATATCCGGGATCGGCTTGCGGTGCCCCATGTCCACACGATCGGCTATTGCGTCGCGGGCACGACGCTCGCCGCGACGCTCGCGATCCTCGCCCGGCGGGGCGAAGCGGACAAGGTGAAGAGCGCGACCTTCTTCACCGCGCAGGTCGATTTCGAGAAATCGGGCGATCTCAAGCATTTCATCGACGATGGCCAGCTCGAGATGATCGGCCAGCTTTCCCCGCAGGGCTATCTCGACGGGCGCTATCTCGCCGCGACCTTCAACGCGCTGAGGGCCAAGGACCTGATCTGGAACTACGTCGTCAACAACTACCTGCTGGGAGAGGACTACCCCGCCTTCGACCTGCTCCACTGGAACGGCGACGTCACCAACCTCCCGGCTCGCTGGCACAACGAATACCTGCGCGACCTCTATCGCGACAACAAGCTGGTCGTGCCCGACGCGCTGTCCGCCGACGGGACGCCGATCGACCTCACCCGGGTGGCAACGCCGAGCTTCGTGCAGGCGGGCCGCGAGGATCACATCGCCCCGCCCGAAAGCGTGTGGCGGATCACCGACCATTTCACCGGGCCGGTGGAATTCCTGCTCGCCGGGTCGGGCCACATCGCGGGCGTCGTCAATCCGCCGGCGGCGAACAAGTACCAGTACTGGACCGGGGACTCCTCGGCCGGCTCGCTCCAGGCCTTCATCGACAGCGCCGAGGAGCATCCGGGAAGCTGGTGGCCGCACTGGCACGCATGGCTCGACCGGCAGGCGCCGGGCAAGGTCAAGGCGAGCGGCAAGCGCAAGCCGGGCGGGCGCGGCGACAAGGTGATCGAGGACGCGCCGGGACGATACGTCAAGACGCGCTGA